Proteins encoded in a region of the Halodesulfovibrio marinisediminis DSM 17456 genome:
- a CDS encoding beta-ketoacyl synthase N-terminal-like domain-containing protein: MSCAIMGMGIVTPEGSSFDVLAEKELDLAKTADVQMLEQFHTKRELRRTSQYSRLALLGANLALRDAGMSVESFDSGRLGVIVATGYGPARTTFDFLDSIHDFGAKLASPLAFSTSVHNIAASIISLKLGIAGPCLSINQFETSFASALVSARCWLDEGRVDAVLVGAVDEYDSTLCDAIAAVDGEAIENSFPHSSPAEGSMFMLLTRDKVGKRGKLKEVLIQRGTAPDPIKSAFPAGQALEVARAIALKQDVAVRCNDASGLESVISINGSCA, encoded by the coding sequence ATGTCATGTGCCATTATGGGGATGGGTATAGTGACTCCGGAAGGGAGTTCTTTTGATGTCCTTGCTGAGAAAGAGTTAGATTTGGCAAAAACAGCCGATGTTCAGATGTTGGAGCAGTTTCATACTAAACGGGAGCTACGAAGAACTTCTCAGTATAGTCGTTTAGCCTTGCTTGGTGCTAACTTGGCTCTTAGGGATGCTGGTATGTCGGTTGAGTCGTTTGACTCTGGAAGATTAGGTGTAATAGTTGCTACTGGTTATGGGCCAGCACGTACGACATTTGATTTTTTGGATTCTATTCACGACTTTGGTGCCAAGCTTGCCTCCCCGCTCGCTTTTTCTACCTCTGTGCATAATATTGCTGCATCCATCATTTCTTTGAAGCTTGGTATTGCTGGCCCTTGTCTGAGTATAAATCAATTTGAAACGTCTTTTGCTTCTGCTCTTGTATCTGCACGTTGCTGGTTAGATGAAGGGCGTGTTGATGCAGTTCTCGTAGGTGCCGTGGACGAATATGACTCTACGTTGTGCGACGCTATTGCGGCTGTAGATGGTGAAGCCATTGAAAATTCTTTTCCGCATAGTTCCCCAGCTGAAGGCTCGATGTTTATGTTGTTAACGCGAGATAAAGTGGGAAAGCGTGGAAAGCTAAAAGAAGTGCTGATTCAGCGTGGAACTGCGCCAGACCCAATTAAATCTGCTTTTCCGGCAGGGCAAGCTTTGGAAGTCGCAAGAGCGATTGCCTTGAAGCAGGATGTAGCTGTGCGTTGTAATGATGCATCAGGTCTTGAGTCAGTAATTTCTATTAATGGTTCTTGTGCATGA
- a CDS encoding AMP-binding enzyme, whose translation MSIFTSFDVELLLISMLRSRLLEKGGGLLQGDNVDVASSLEEAFPALTVDDKLDVYKQLCEMLGAKADDWNDVLSQPVRTVCRNVYAQWENGPAVLFFRTSGSTGVPVVCEQSLKLLEQEARFLATLVKDCSRIVCVVPQHHIYGFLFTVLLPTILKVDRLIVPPYPGQSFINLLQDGDVVIAFPMFWKGQSDLHLSCGRDVVGITSTGPCPAEVILKLRADGFSRIVEVYGSSETGGVGYRTLPDTPYELFPYWGMENDLLQRTDGVGNIICALPFPDNVRWDSPRSFMPFRRKDNAVQVAGRNVYPDRVRQVILEHSDIVECAVRLMRPEEGNRLKAYIVPNAECRDWKQLKKDLHAWCRERCSVAELPKKISIGSELPRNSMGKLADW comes from the coding sequence ATGAGTATTTTTACGTCTTTTGATGTTGAACTGTTGTTGATCAGCATGTTGCGCTCGCGTTTGTTGGAAAAGGGCGGCGGGTTGCTGCAAGGAGATAATGTAGACGTTGCCAGCTCCTTAGAAGAGGCGTTTCCTGCACTGACTGTAGACGATAAGCTAGATGTCTATAAACAGCTATGTGAGATGCTTGGTGCCAAAGCTGATGACTGGAACGATGTTTTATCTCAGCCGGTACGCACTGTGTGTCGTAATGTTTATGCACAGTGGGAGAATGGTCCAGCAGTACTTTTTTTCCGCACTTCCGGCTCAACAGGAGTTCCGGTTGTTTGTGAGCAGTCTTTGAAGTTACTGGAGCAAGAGGCCCGATTTTTAGCAACTCTTGTTAAGGATTGTTCCAGAATTGTATGCGTCGTTCCACAGCACCATATTTATGGATTCCTTTTTACGGTGCTTCTCCCAACCATCTTAAAGGTTGATCGCCTTATTGTTCCACCATACCCAGGGCAATCATTTATTAATTTATTGCAGGACGGTGATGTTGTGATTGCTTTTCCAATGTTTTGGAAGGGTCAGTCAGATTTACATTTATCATGCGGCAGGGATGTAGTCGGGATAACCTCAACAGGTCCATGTCCAGCTGAGGTTATTCTGAAGCTTAGAGCTGACGGCTTTTCAAGAATTGTGGAAGTGTATGGATCGTCCGAAACAGGTGGCGTTGGATATAGAACGCTACCGGATACTCCATATGAACTTTTTCCTTACTGGGGGATGGAAAATGATTTACTGCAACGTACTGACGGGGTGGGAAATATAATCTGTGCTTTGCCGTTTCCTGACAATGTGCGTTGGGATTCCCCACGTTCTTTTATGCCTTTTCGTCGTAAAGATAATGCAGTTCAAGTGGCAGGACGTAATGTGTATCCAGATCGGGTTCGACAAGTGATTCTGGAGCATTCTGATATAGTTGAATGTGCTGTTCGTTTGATGCGCCCTGAAGAAGGAAACAGACTTAAAGCGTATATTGTGCCCAATGCAGAGTGCAGAGACTGGAAGCAACTAAAGAAAGATCTGCATGCTTGGTGCCGTGAACGCTGCAGTGTTGCTGAGTTGCCAAAGAAGATATCTATTGGCAGTGAGTTGCCAAGGAATAGTATGGGCAAACTTGCTGATTGGTAA